The following proteins come from a genomic window of Eulemur rufifrons isolate Redbay chromosome 24, OSU_ERuf_1, whole genome shotgun sequence:
- the CYTH2 gene encoding cytohesin-2 isoform X1, with the protein MEDGVYEPPDLTPEERMELENIRRRKQELLVEIQRLREELSEAMSEVEGLEANEGSKTLQRNRKMAMGRKKFNMDPKKGIQFLVENELLQNTPEEIARFLYKGEGLNKTAIGDYLGEREELNLAVLHAFVDLHEFTDLNLVQALRQFLWSFRLPGEAQKIDRMMEAFAQRYCLCNPGVFQSTDTCYVLSFAVIMLNTSLHNPNVRDKPGLERFVAMNRGINEGGDLPEELLRNLYDSIRNEPFKIPEDDGNDLTHTFFNPDREGWLLKLGGRVKTWKRRWFILTDNCLYYFEYTTDKEPRGIIPLENLSIREVDDPRKPNCFELYIPNNKGQLIKACKTEADGRVVEGNHMVYRISAPTQEEKDEWIKSIQAAVSVDPFYEMLAARKKRISIKKKQEQP; encoded by the exons ATGGAGGACGGTGTGTATG AACCCCCAGACCTGACCCCGGAGGAGCGGATGGAGCTGGAGAACATCCGGCGGCGGAAGCAGGAGCTGCTGGTGGAAATCCAGCGCTTGCGGGAGGAGCTCAGTGAAGCCATGAGTGAAGTGGAGGGTCTGGAGGCCAATGAGGGCAG TAAGACCTTGCAGCGGAACCGGAAGATGGCAATGGGCAGGAAGAAGTTCAACATGGACCCCAAGAAG GGGATCCAGTTCTTGGTGGAGAATGAACTTCTGCAGAACACACCAGAGGAGATCGCCCGCTTTCTGTACAAGGGCGAGGGGCTGAACAAGACTGCCATCGGGGACTACCTGGGGGAGAG GGAAGAGCTCAACCTGGCAGTGCTCCATGCTTTTGTGGATCTGCATGAGTTCACCGACCTCAATCTGGTGCAGGCCCTCAG GCAGTTTCTGTGGAGCTTTCGCCTCCCTGGAGAGGCGCAGAAGATTGACCGGATGATGGAGGCCTTTGCCCAGCGATACTGCCTGTGCAACCCTGGGGTTTTCCAGTCCACAG ACACGTGCTACGTGCTGTCTTTCGCCGTGATCATGCTGAACACCAGCCTTCACAATCCTAACGTCCGGGACAAGCCGGGCCTGGAGCGCTTCGTGGCCATGAACCGGGGCATCAACGAGGGCGGGGACCTGCCTGAGGAGCTGCTCAGG AACCTCTACGACAGCATCCGAAACGAGCCCTTCAAGATTCCTGAGGACGACGGGAACGACCTGACCCACACCTTCTTCAACCCAGACCGGGAGGGCTGGCTCCTGAAGCTGG GGGGCCGGGTGAAGACATGGAAGCGGCGCTGGTTTATCCTCACAGACAACTGCCTCTACTACTTTGAGTACACGACG GACAAGGAGCCCCGAGGAATCATCCCCCTGGAGAATCTGAGCATCCGAGAAGTAGACGACCCTCGGAAACCG AACTGCTTTGAGCTTTACATCCCCAACAACAAGGGGCAGCTCATCAAAGCCTGCAAAACAGAGGCAGACGGCCGGGTGGTTGAGGGGAACCACATGGTGTATCGGATCTCGGCCCCCACGCAGGAGGAGAAGGATGAGTGGATCAAGTCCATCCA GGCAGCTGTGAGTGTGGACCCGTTCTACGAGATGCTGGCGGCGAGAAAGAAGCGGATTTCCATCAAGAAGAAGCAGGAGCAGCCCTga
- the CYTH2 gene encoding cytohesin-2 isoform X2, producing MEDEPPDLTPEERMELENIRRRKQELLVEIQRLREELSEAMSEVEGLEANEGSKTLQRNRKMAMGRKKFNMDPKKGIQFLVENELLQNTPEEIARFLYKGEGLNKTAIGDYLGEREELNLAVLHAFVDLHEFTDLNLVQALRQFLWSFRLPGEAQKIDRMMEAFAQRYCLCNPGVFQSTDTCYVLSFAVIMLNTSLHNPNVRDKPGLERFVAMNRGINEGGDLPEELLRNLYDSIRNEPFKIPEDDGNDLTHTFFNPDREGWLLKLGGGRVKTWKRRWFILTDNCLYYFEYTTDKEPRGIIPLENLSIREVDDPRKPNCFELYIPNNKGQLIKACKTEADGRVVEGNHMVYRISAPTQEEKDEWIKSIQAAVSVDPFYEMLAARKKRISIKKKQEQP from the exons ATGGAGGACG AACCCCCAGACCTGACCCCGGAGGAGCGGATGGAGCTGGAGAACATCCGGCGGCGGAAGCAGGAGCTGCTGGTGGAAATCCAGCGCTTGCGGGAGGAGCTCAGTGAAGCCATGAGTGAAGTGGAGGGTCTGGAGGCCAATGAGGGCAG TAAGACCTTGCAGCGGAACCGGAAGATGGCAATGGGCAGGAAGAAGTTCAACATGGACCCCAAGAAG GGGATCCAGTTCTTGGTGGAGAATGAACTTCTGCAGAACACACCAGAGGAGATCGCCCGCTTTCTGTACAAGGGCGAGGGGCTGAACAAGACTGCCATCGGGGACTACCTGGGGGAGAG GGAAGAGCTCAACCTGGCAGTGCTCCATGCTTTTGTGGATCTGCATGAGTTCACCGACCTCAATCTGGTGCAGGCCCTCAG GCAGTTTCTGTGGAGCTTTCGCCTCCCTGGAGAGGCGCAGAAGATTGACCGGATGATGGAGGCCTTTGCCCAGCGATACTGCCTGTGCAACCCTGGGGTTTTCCAGTCCACAG ACACGTGCTACGTGCTGTCTTTCGCCGTGATCATGCTGAACACCAGCCTTCACAATCCTAACGTCCGGGACAAGCCGGGCCTGGAGCGCTTCGTGGCCATGAACCGGGGCATCAACGAGGGCGGGGACCTGCCTGAGGAGCTGCTCAGG AACCTCTACGACAGCATCCGAAACGAGCCCTTCAAGATTCCTGAGGACGACGGGAACGACCTGACCCACACCTTCTTCAACCCAGACCGGGAGGGCTGGCTCCTGAAGCTGGG AGGGGGCCGGGTGAAGACATGGAAGCGGCGCTGGTTTATCCTCACAGACAACTGCCTCTACTACTTTGAGTACACGACG GACAAGGAGCCCCGAGGAATCATCCCCCTGGAGAATCTGAGCATCCGAGAAGTAGACGACCCTCGGAAACCG AACTGCTTTGAGCTTTACATCCCCAACAACAAGGGGCAGCTCATCAAAGCCTGCAAAACAGAGGCAGACGGCCGGGTGGTTGAGGGGAACCACATGGTGTATCGGATCTCGGCCCCCACGCAGGAGGAGAAGGATGAGTGGATCAAGTCCATCCA GGCAGCTGTGAGTGTGGACCCGTTCTACGAGATGCTGGCGGCGAGAAAGAAGCGGATTTCCATCAAGAAGAAGCAGGAGCAGCCCTga
- the KCNJ14 gene encoding ATP-sensitive inward rectifier potassium channel 14 has translation MGLARALRRLSGVLESGDSRAGDEEEAGPGLCRNGWAPALTPVGRRRGRFVKKDGHCNVRFVNLGGQGARYLSDLFTTCVDVRWRWMCLLFSCSFLASWLLFGLAFWLIASLHGDLAAPPPPAPCFSQVASFLAAFLFALETQTSIGYGVRSVTEECPAAVAAVVLQCIAGCVLDAFVVGAVMAKMAKPKKRNETLVFSENAVVALRDHRLCLMWRVGNLRRSHLVEAHVRAQLLQPRVTPEGEYIPLDHQDVDVGFDGGTDRIFLVSPITIVHEIDSSSPLYELGRAELARADFELVVILEGMVEATAMTTQCRSSYLPGELLWGHRFEPVLFQRGSQYEVDYRHFHRTYEVPGTPVCSAKELDERAERASQSPKSSFPGSLAAFCYENELALSCCQEEDEEEEAKEGNGMETEDGAASPRVLTPTLALTLPP, from the exons ATGGGCCTGGCCAGGGCCCTACGCCGCCTGAGCGGCGTCCTGGAGTCTGGGGACAGCCGGGCCGGCGATGAGGAGGAGGCCGGGCCGGGGCTCTGCCGCAACGGGTGGGCGCCGGCGTTGACGCCGGTGGGCCGGCGCCGCGGACGCTTCGTCAAGAAGGACGGGCACTGCAACGTGCGCTTCGTGAACCTGGGCGGCCAGGGCGCGCGCTACCTGAGCGACCTGTTCACCACGTGCGTGGACGTGCGCTGGCGCTGGATGTGCCTGCTCTTCTCCTGCTCCTTCCTCGCCTCCTGGCTGCTCTTCGGCCTGGCCTTCTGGCTCATCGCCTCGCTGCACGGCGACCTGgccgccccgccgccgcccgcgccctgCTTCTCCCAGGTGGCCAGCTTCCTGGCCGCCTTCCTCTTCGCGCTGGAGACGCAGACGTCCATCGGCTACGGCGTGCGCAGCGTCACCGAGGAGTGCCCGGCCGCCGTGGCCGCCGTGGTGCTGCAGTGCATCGCCGGCTGCGTGCTCGACGCCTTCGTGGTGGGCGCCGTCATGGCCAAGATGGCCAAGCCCAAGAAGCGCAACGAGACTCTAGTCTTCAGCGAGAACGCGGTCGTGGCGCTGCGCGACCACCGCCTCTGCCTCATGTGGCGCGTGGGCAACCTGCGCCGCAGCCACCTGGTCGAGGCCCACGTGCGGGCGCAGCTGCTGCAG CCCCGAGTGACCCCAGAAGGTGAGTACATCCCCCTGGACCACCAGGATGTGGACGTGGGCTTTGATGGAGGTACCGATCGCATCTTCCTTGTGTCTCCCATCACCATCGTGCATGAGATCGACTCTTCCAGTCCTCTGTATGAGTTAGGACGTGCTGAGCTGGCCCGAGCAGACTTCGAGCTGGTGGTCATTCTCGAGGGAATGGTTGAAGCCACCGCCATGACCACACAGTGTCGCTCATCCTACCTCCCTGGTGAGTTGCTCTGGGGCCATCGTTTTGAGCCAGTCCTCTTCCAGCGTGGCTCCCAGTATGAAGTCGACTACCGCCACTTCCATCGCACTTATGAGGTCCCAGGGACACCTGTCTGCAGCGCCAAGGAGCTGGATGAACGGGCAGAGCGGGCTTCCCAGAGCCCCAAGTCTAGCTTCCCTGGCTCTCTGGCCGCATTTTGTTATGAGAATGAACTTGCACTGAGCTGCTGccaggaggaagatgaggaagaggaggccaaggaggggaATGGGATGGAGACAGAAGATGGGGCCGCCAGCCCCCGAGTTCTCACACCAACCCTGGCGCTGACCCTGCCCCCGTGA
- the CYTH2 gene encoding cytohesin-2 isoform X3, translating to MEDGVYEPPDLTPEERMELENIRRRKQELLVEIQRLREELSEAMSEVEGLEANEGSKTLQRNRKMAMGRKKFNMDPKKGIQFLVENELLQNTPEEIARFLYKGEGLNKTAIGDYLGEREELNLAVLHAFVDLHEFTDLNLVQALRQFLWSFRLPGEAQKIDRMMEAFAQRYCLCNPGVFQSTDTCYVLSFAVIMLNTSLHNPNVRDKPGLERFVAMNRGINEGGDLPEELLRNLYDSIRNEPFKIPEDDGNDLTHTFFNPDREGWLLKLGGGRVKTWKRRWFILTDNCLYYFEYTTDKEPRGIIPLENLSIREVDDPRKPNCFELYIPNNKGQLIKACKTEADGRVVEGNHMVYRISAPTQEEKDEWIKSIQAAVSVDPFYEMLAARKKRISIKKKQEQP from the exons ATGGAGGACGGTGTGTATG AACCCCCAGACCTGACCCCGGAGGAGCGGATGGAGCTGGAGAACATCCGGCGGCGGAAGCAGGAGCTGCTGGTGGAAATCCAGCGCTTGCGGGAGGAGCTCAGTGAAGCCATGAGTGAAGTGGAGGGTCTGGAGGCCAATGAGGGCAG TAAGACCTTGCAGCGGAACCGGAAGATGGCAATGGGCAGGAAGAAGTTCAACATGGACCCCAAGAAG GGGATCCAGTTCTTGGTGGAGAATGAACTTCTGCAGAACACACCAGAGGAGATCGCCCGCTTTCTGTACAAGGGCGAGGGGCTGAACAAGACTGCCATCGGGGACTACCTGGGGGAGAG GGAAGAGCTCAACCTGGCAGTGCTCCATGCTTTTGTGGATCTGCATGAGTTCACCGACCTCAATCTGGTGCAGGCCCTCAG GCAGTTTCTGTGGAGCTTTCGCCTCCCTGGAGAGGCGCAGAAGATTGACCGGATGATGGAGGCCTTTGCCCAGCGATACTGCCTGTGCAACCCTGGGGTTTTCCAGTCCACAG ACACGTGCTACGTGCTGTCTTTCGCCGTGATCATGCTGAACACCAGCCTTCACAATCCTAACGTCCGGGACAAGCCGGGCCTGGAGCGCTTCGTGGCCATGAACCGGGGCATCAACGAGGGCGGGGACCTGCCTGAGGAGCTGCTCAGG AACCTCTACGACAGCATCCGAAACGAGCCCTTCAAGATTCCTGAGGACGACGGGAACGACCTGACCCACACCTTCTTCAACCCAGACCGGGAGGGCTGGCTCCTGAAGCTGG GAG GGGGCCGGGTGAAGACATGGAAGCGGCGCTGGTTTATCCTCACAGACAACTGCCTCTACTACTTTGAGTACACGACG GACAAGGAGCCCCGAGGAATCATCCCCCTGGAGAATCTGAGCATCCGAGAAGTAGACGACCCTCGGAAACCG AACTGCTTTGAGCTTTACATCCCCAACAACAAGGGGCAGCTCATCAAAGCCTGCAAAACAGAGGCAGACGGCCGGGTGGTTGAGGGGAACCACATGGTGTATCGGATCTCGGCCCCCACGCAGGAGGAGAAGGATGAGTGGATCAAGTCCATCCA GGCAGCTGTGAGTGTGGACCCGTTCTACGAGATGCTGGCGGCGAGAAAGAAGCGGATTTCCATCAAGAAGAAGCAGGAGCAGCCCTga